One Gossypium raimondii isolate GPD5lz chromosome 3, ASM2569854v1, whole genome shotgun sequence genomic window carries:
- the LOC105794171 gene encoding serine carboxypeptidase-like 42 isoform X1 — MDKFNLFSDKKLNVGHYIPQLADLILDYKKRFSGRPIKLKAIALGNPLLDPDISVINAEFLWSHGVISDETLLLSKTVCNASRHLKESIHQNLSKECIHVLNKLEEAMGSYTDPGDLILPICLSPTLLGQTFYQGTHNRLHWKQLAMSSAVATDPCRGDEIRQYLNTPKVQEALHANTTHLSSVWEFCRGHLSYQRETIGINIIPLLSKLLKSSILVLLFNGDQDSKIPLTQTRIIANMLAKELKLVPVGSYALWYDKKQACFAKSCLLFKVFSSINSRFMV, encoded by the exons ATGGacaaatttaatctcttttcagataaaaaattaaatgtaggTCACTACATTCCTCAGCTCGCTGACTTAATCCTAGATTACAAGAAACGTTTCAGTGGCAGACCCATCAAGCTTAAAGCCATTGCA TTGGGAAATCCTCTTTTAGATCCGGATATTAGTGTAATCAATGCTGAGTTCTTGTGGTCACATGGAGTCATTTCAGATGAAACTCTCCTTTTGAGTAAGACTGTATGTAATGCATCAAGGCACCTTAAAGAGTCCATTCACCAGAATCTGTCCAAAGAATGCATACATGTGCTTAACAAACTAGAAGAAGCAATGGGTTCATACACTGACCCTGGAGACCTGATTTTGCCTATTTGCTTGTCACCAACTCTACTCGGCCAGACTTTTTATCAGGGAACACACAATCGGTTACATTGGAAG CAGCTTGCTATGAGCTCGGCTGTTGCCACTGATCCATGTCGTGGAGATGAGATACGTCAGTACCTCAACACACCTAAAGTACAAGAAGCACTTCATGCAAACACAACTCACCTCTCTTCAGTTTGGGAATTCTGTAGAGG GCATCTTTCCTATCAAAGAGAGACTATAGGGATCAATATCATACCCCTTCTGTCAAAACTCCTCAAAAGCAGTATTCTAGTTCTCCTCTTCAA TGGAGATCAAGATTCAAAAATCCCATTAACACAAACAAGGATAATTGCAAATATGCTTGCAAAAGAACTGAAGCTGGTGCCTGTCGGAAGTTATGCTCTATGGTATGATAAGAAGCAGGCATGTTTTGCAAAGTCATGTCTGCTATTCAAAGTCTTTTCCAGTATTAATTCCAGATTCATGgtctaa
- the LOC105794171 gene encoding serine carboxypeptidase-like 42 isoform X3 — MDKFNLFSDKKLNVGHYIPQLADLILDYKKRFSGRPIKLKAIALGNPLLDPDISVINAEFLWSHGVISDETLLLSKTVCNASRHLKESIHQNLSKECIHVLNKLEEAMGSYTDPGDLILPICLSPTLLGQTFYQGTHNRLHWKQLAMSSAVATDPCRGDEIRQYLNTPKVQEALHANTTHLSSVWEFCRGHLSYQRETIGINIIPLLSKLLKSSILVLLFNGDQDSKIPLTQTRIIANMLAKELKLVPVGSYALWLVGGLSHLAK; from the exons ATGGacaaatttaatctcttttcagataaaaaattaaatgtaggTCACTACATTCCTCAGCTCGCTGACTTAATCCTAGATTACAAGAAACGTTTCAGTGGCAGACCCATCAAGCTTAAAGCCATTGCA TTGGGAAATCCTCTTTTAGATCCGGATATTAGTGTAATCAATGCTGAGTTCTTGTGGTCACATGGAGTCATTTCAGATGAAACTCTCCTTTTGAGTAAGACTGTATGTAATGCATCAAGGCACCTTAAAGAGTCCATTCACCAGAATCTGTCCAAAGAATGCATACATGTGCTTAACAAACTAGAAGAAGCAATGGGTTCATACACTGACCCTGGAGACCTGATTTTGCCTATTTGCTTGTCACCAACTCTACTCGGCCAGACTTTTTATCAGGGAACACACAATCGGTTACATTGGAAG CAGCTTGCTATGAGCTCGGCTGTTGCCACTGATCCATGTCGTGGAGATGAGATACGTCAGTACCTCAACACACCTAAAGTACAAGAAGCACTTCATGCAAACACAACTCACCTCTCTTCAGTTTGGGAATTCTGTAGAGG GCATCTTTCCTATCAAAGAGAGACTATAGGGATCAATATCATACCCCTTCTGTCAAAACTCCTCAAAAGCAGTATTCTAGTTCTCCTCTTCAA TGGAGATCAAGATTCAAAAATCCCATTAACACAAACAAGGATAATTGCAAATATGCTTGCAAAAGAACTGAAGCTGGTGCCTGTCGGAAGTTATGCTCTATG gTTGGTGGGTGGACTCAGTCATTTGGCAAAGTAA
- the LOC105794171 gene encoding serine carboxypeptidase-like 42 isoform X2, translating to MDKFNLFSDKKLNVGHYIPQLADLILDYKKRFSGRPIKLKAIALGNPLLDPDISVINAEFLWSHGVISDETLLLSKTVCNASRHLKESIHQNLSKECIHVLNKLEEAMGSYTDPGDLILPICLSPTLLGQTFYQGTHNRLHWKLAMSSAVATDPCRGDEIRQYLNTPKVQEALHANTTHLSSVWEFCRGHLSYQRETIGINIIPLLSKLLKSSILVLLFNGDQDSKIPLTQTRIIANMLAKELKLVPVGSYALWYDKKQACFAKSCLLFKVFSSINSRFMV from the exons ATGGacaaatttaatctcttttcagataaaaaattaaatgtaggTCACTACATTCCTCAGCTCGCTGACTTAATCCTAGATTACAAGAAACGTTTCAGTGGCAGACCCATCAAGCTTAAAGCCATTGCA TTGGGAAATCCTCTTTTAGATCCGGATATTAGTGTAATCAATGCTGAGTTCTTGTGGTCACATGGAGTCATTTCAGATGAAACTCTCCTTTTGAGTAAGACTGTATGTAATGCATCAAGGCACCTTAAAGAGTCCATTCACCAGAATCTGTCCAAAGAATGCATACATGTGCTTAACAAACTAGAAGAAGCAATGGGTTCATACACTGACCCTGGAGACCTGATTTTGCCTATTTGCTTGTCACCAACTCTACTCGGCCAGACTTTTTATCAGGGAACACACAATCGGTTACATTGGAAG CTTGCTATGAGCTCGGCTGTTGCCACTGATCCATGTCGTGGAGATGAGATACGTCAGTACCTCAACACACCTAAAGTACAAGAAGCACTTCATGCAAACACAACTCACCTCTCTTCAGTTTGGGAATTCTGTAGAGG GCATCTTTCCTATCAAAGAGAGACTATAGGGATCAATATCATACCCCTTCTGTCAAAACTCCTCAAAAGCAGTATTCTAGTTCTCCTCTTCAA TGGAGATCAAGATTCAAAAATCCCATTAACACAAACAAGGATAATTGCAAATATGCTTGCAAAAGAACTGAAGCTGGTGCCTGTCGGAAGTTATGCTCTATGGTATGATAAGAAGCAGGCATGTTTTGCAAAGTCATGTCTGCTATTCAAAGTCTTTTCCAGTATTAATTCCAGATTCATGgtctaa